Proteins co-encoded in one Waddlia chondrophila WSU 86-1044 genomic window:
- a CDS encoding ATP-dependent DNA helicase has protein sequence MLQKILSPEGSLSQLIPGYEERKPQQEMLIDVLEAFESRKIAVIEAGTGVGKSIAYLLPSLLWAIKHKERVVISTNTITLQEQLLFKDLPLAQRALGSDIKAVLVKGMSNYLCLRKLEEAKVEKRTLPDKEYEQLSHIEDWAELTADGTLSDLSITPSYHVWEKVCAEGDTCSFRKCPYYKNCHFFRARKEAETAQVLISNHSLLFADLAIREGGGLMPEYRRVVLDEAHRIEDAATNFFADRVSYISLMRLMGRLGTDRQGKLAALKDRIMLHYLKQTPPEITPILSRLNIDLPSLRKDLQIHLANFFTVLISFAQRQKSDEEAKIRLIPSHYLQSDWKNGIVPLTTTVLDSSKKYIQSANQLLNELLHIDDAQLQEKTEGLRLEIQALLNRLIQASEIIGTIILKECPSTKVRWIETNRLKTSTNIHLIQAPLEIGELMAQKLFSSLETTILTSATISTNKNFHFFQERIGLKESLLDGKGMIERQYQSPFDYETQAKLIIPQDMPDPQDPSFFDQAVAAIWNAITASQGNAFVLFTSYGMMEKCAGALEKRLQESRYPLFKQGTTSRKEILDQFKKTKSSVLFGTDSFWEGVDVAGDALRCVILVKLPFRVPSEPLLQARTEFIKEKGNNPFYSYHLPSAIVKFKQGFGRLIRHKKDRGCIVCLDSRLITRSYGKQFLSSLPPCNYSIIRLEEINKEMKSFYKE, from the coding sequence GTGCTTCAGAAAATTTTATCTCCTGAAGGTTCGCTCAGCCAGCTGATTCCAGGTTATGAAGAGCGCAAACCTCAGCAGGAGATGTTGATTGATGTACTTGAAGCTTTCGAAAGCAGAAAAATTGCTGTGATCGAAGCAGGCACGGGGGTGGGAAAAAGCATAGCTTACCTGCTTCCCAGCCTTCTTTGGGCAATCAAGCATAAAGAGCGCGTTGTCATTTCCACCAATACAATCACTTTACAAGAACAGCTGCTGTTTAAAGATCTCCCGCTGGCGCAAAGAGCACTCGGATCCGATATTAAAGCCGTCCTGGTTAAAGGGATGTCAAACTACCTTTGCCTACGCAAACTCGAAGAGGCAAAAGTTGAAAAGCGCACGCTGCCGGATAAAGAATATGAGCAGCTGTCCCATATTGAAGACTGGGCAGAATTGACAGCAGACGGCACACTTTCAGACCTTTCGATCACTCCTTCATACCATGTTTGGGAAAAAGTATGCGCGGAAGGGGATACATGCAGCTTTCGCAAATGTCCCTATTACAAAAATTGCCACTTTTTCCGCGCACGCAAGGAAGCAGAAACAGCGCAGGTGCTCATTTCCAATCATAGTTTGCTTTTCGCAGACCTTGCGATTCGGGAAGGAGGAGGGTTGATGCCTGAATATAGAAGAGTTGTTTTGGACGAGGCCCACCGTATTGAAGATGCTGCCACAAATTTTTTTGCCGATCGCGTATCCTACATTTCACTCATGCGTTTAATGGGAAGATTGGGAACAGACAGACAGGGAAAACTCGCAGCTCTTAAAGACCGCATCATGCTCCACTATTTGAAGCAGACACCGCCGGAGATCACACCGATTCTTTCCCGATTAAACATCGATTTGCCTAGCCTAAGAAAAGATCTACAAATCCATCTTGCCAATTTTTTTACGGTCCTGATTTCATTCGCACAAAGGCAGAAAAGTGATGAAGAAGCCAAAATTCGCCTGATTCCCAGCCATTATCTCCAATCTGACTGGAAAAATGGGATCGTTCCATTGACAACAACCGTTCTAGACAGCAGCAAAAAATATATCCAAAGCGCAAATCAACTGCTCAACGAACTTTTGCACATTGATGACGCTCAGCTGCAAGAGAAAACAGAAGGGCTTCGACTAGAAATTCAAGCACTTTTAAACCGGCTGATCCAAGCTTCCGAAATCATTGGAACAATCATTCTTAAAGAATGTCCTTCAACGAAAGTGCGTTGGATCGAAACAAATCGTTTAAAAACATCCACAAATATCCATTTAATTCAAGCCCCGTTGGAAATCGGAGAATTGATGGCGCAAAAATTATTCTCTTCTTTGGAGACAACGATTTTAACTTCTGCAACCATCTCAACAAATAAAAATTTCCATTTTTTTCAAGAAAGGATCGGTTTAAAAGAGTCGCTGTTAGACGGGAAAGGGATGATCGAAAGACAGTATCAGTCGCCATTCGATTACGAAACCCAAGCAAAGCTGATTATCCCCCAAGATATGCCCGATCCACAAGATCCCTCCTTTTTTGACCAAGCTGTGGCTGCGATTTGGAACGCAATCACAGCAAGCCAAGGAAACGCCTTTGTGCTTTTTACTTCGTATGGCATGATGGAAAAGTGCGCTGGTGCACTCGAAAAACGGTTGCAAGAATCTCGATATCCCTTATTCAAACAGGGGACAACCAGCCGTAAAGAGATTCTCGATCAATTCAAAAAGACAAAATCCTCTGTTCTCTTTGGCACAGACTCTTTTTGGGAAGGGGTAGATGTAGCAGGAGACGCGCTTCGTTGCGTGATTCTTGTCAAGCTTCCGTTCCGGGTTCCCAGTGAACCTCTGCTTCAAGCGCGGACTGAGTTCATTAAGGAAAAAGGAAACAATCCCTTCTACAGCTATCATCTCCCTTCTGCCATTGTGAAATTCAAACAGGGATTCGGAAGACTCATTCGTCATAAAAAAGATCGCGGCTGCATCGTTTGCCTTGATTCCCGGCTGATTACCCGTTCCTATGGGAAGCAATTCTTAAGCAGCCTCCCGCCTTGCAACTATTCCATTATACGTTTAGAAGAAATCAATAAAGAAATGAAAAGTTTTTATAAAGAATAA
- a CDS encoding cbb3-type cytochrome c oxidase subunit I — translation MTSATKYNDLPVKLMIYPSLIFLIAGMIIGVFMAFNVFVFPDYFSGEYIHFGKIRPIHVGHVTFLWLLSSGVGLFYFFIPRLCGVPLWSPRLACFTAAIWWLSLIVAVYSYPFGTNFGWEYAEIPNTVWYIPVKPLFVLAWVLVSVNLFATIFNRKYKQMYVSVWYVMGTLIWTTFIYIAGSYAVMWVPGGISRVNISWFYVHNIVGLIFTPMGLAAVYYFLPKTTDTPIYSHRLSMIGFWSIAFIYGWIGAHHMIHGPISQWLQTISIIFSILMFIPVWTVVFNLFSTLLPKWKEYTQSAAVRFLMMGVMFYFVTCIQGPVMALRNVNEITSKTDWVIGHAHVALYGAFTFFATGAIYYVIPIITKKPLWSERLADVHFTLSMFGSILFMMALQFGGFYQGLLWSHWADGTTYAEFHSQLTSLSFLQTVAQMHPFWIMRAVGGLIILISNLLFVGNMFNTIVLKKTQHLEVAA, via the coding sequence ATGACATCGGCAACGAAATACAATGATTTACCCGTAAAATTGATGATTTATCCTTCGTTGATCTTTCTGATTGCTGGAATGATTATCGGAGTGTTCATGGCGTTCAATGTATTTGTCTTTCCCGATTATTTTTCAGGGGAATACATTCACTTTGGCAAAATTCGTCCGATTCATGTCGGACATGTCACTTTTTTATGGTTGCTTTCTTCTGGTGTAGGCCTTTTTTATTTTTTTATTCCGCGGTTATGCGGCGTGCCTTTATGGAGCCCTAGGCTTGCTTGTTTCACTGCTGCCATTTGGTGGTTGTCATTAATTGTTGCCGTTTACTCTTATCCGTTTGGAACGAATTTCGGGTGGGAGTATGCTGAAATTCCCAATACGGTTTGGTATATTCCGGTGAAGCCTCTGTTTGTTTTAGCTTGGGTCTTAGTCTCTGTTAACCTGTTCGCAACGATTTTTAATCGAAAATACAAACAAATGTACGTTTCTGTTTGGTATGTCATGGGGACGTTAATTTGGACAACATTTATCTATATTGCAGGGAGTTATGCTGTGATGTGGGTCCCAGGAGGGATTTCGAGAGTGAATATCAGCTGGTTTTATGTGCACAATATTGTTGGGTTGATTTTTACTCCAATGGGGTTGGCTGCAGTTTATTACTTCTTACCAAAAACAACAGACACTCCTATCTATAGCCATCGTTTGTCGATGATCGGTTTTTGGTCGATTGCATTTATCTATGGATGGATTGGCGCTCACCATATGATCCATGGGCCAATTTCTCAGTGGCTGCAAACAATCTCAATTATTTTTTCTATTTTGATGTTTATTCCTGTGTGGACCGTGGTATTTAATCTTTTTTCCACGCTCTTGCCTAAATGGAAAGAATATACGCAGAGTGCAGCTGTGCGTTTTTTAATGATGGGAGTGATGTTTTATTTTGTGACATGTATCCAGGGACCTGTGATGGCTTTGCGCAATGTCAATGAGATCACTTCCAAAACGGACTGGGTGATTGGACACGCCCATGTTGCGCTTTACGGAGCATTTACTTTTTTTGCAACAGGTGCCATTTACTATGTGATTCCTATCATCACTAAAAAACCGTTGTGGTCCGAAAGATTGGCTGATGTGCACTTCACGTTGAGTATGTTCGGCTCCATCCTGTTCATGATGGCGCTGCAGTTTGGCGGGTTTTATCAAGGGCTTTTGTGGTCTCACTGGGCTGATGGCACCACTTATGCAGAGTTTCATAGTCAGTTGACTTCCTTATCGTTTTTACAAACTGTGGCTCAAATGCATCCGTTTTGGATTATGCGTGCGGTCGGTGGATTGATTATTTTAATTTCGAATTTATTGTTTGTTGGGAATATGTTTAATACGATCGTTCTGAAAAAGACTCAACATCTAGAGGTGGCGGCGTGA
- a CDS encoding 4-alpha-glucanotransferase, translating to MNNLRFFLSSTPAARQWETIGVRHHHGVCVPLFSLRTHKGEGIGGYLDLIPLISWLKEVHFDLLQLLPLYDTHGGASPYAPVSSCALNPIYLNLNDLPNAKRSDKREEVLSRLSELNPLPRVDYALVDQLKTAFLDDYVLNEGEEFFQSRSFEQFVCSQSWLKPYALYKALSSLSGTSDWKKWKQQWRDPSGNWDRLYEDHRQMLDKHCLIQYFCALQMGEVKKFADSEGVLIKGDCPILIGKESADVWADRSLFKVDYRAGAPPDYYNPDGQDWGFPLYRWEAHVAQGFAWWKNRLAALEPFCHLYRLDHVVGFYRIWAKWSEGKSGFIPEDSSVWISDGESRLKILLESSDLLPIGEDLGTVPKEVKKSLKHLGICGTKVLRWETEASGKYIPFEEYEPLSMSTLSTHDSETLASWWKTHREDARNFSLFMGWEDESELTFARHLHVLKACHATPSLFHINLIQEYLSLFDELSHSDPADERINTPGVDSADNWTYRLRPTIEEIRSHQELQKVMQEISSIRS from the coding sequence ATGAATAATCTAAGATTTTTCCTATCTTCCACACCGGCGGCGCGTCAATGGGAAACAATTGGTGTGCGGCATCATCACGGGGTGTGCGTTCCTCTTTTTTCTCTGAGAACACATAAAGGAGAAGGAATTGGAGGATATTTGGATCTTATTCCTCTGATTTCGTGGTTAAAGGAGGTGCATTTTGATCTCTTGCAGCTCCTTCCCCTTTACGACACACATGGAGGGGCTTCCCCTTATGCTCCTGTTTCTTCCTGTGCGTTAAATCCGATTTATTTAAATTTGAATGATTTACCAAATGCAAAACGTTCAGATAAGAGAGAGGAAGTTCTTTCCCGATTAAGTGAGTTAAATCCCTTGCCCCGTGTTGATTATGCGCTTGTCGATCAACTGAAAACAGCGTTTTTGGACGACTATGTTTTAAACGAGGGGGAGGAGTTCTTTCAAAGCCGCAGTTTTGAGCAATTTGTCTGTTCTCAAAGCTGGTTGAAACCTTATGCATTGTACAAAGCGTTGTCATCTCTTTCCGGAACTTCTGATTGGAAAAAGTGGAAACAGCAATGGCGGGATCCATCGGGTAATTGGGATAGGCTATATGAGGATCACCGTCAAATGCTAGATAAGCATTGCTTAATCCAGTATTTTTGTGCTCTTCAGATGGGGGAAGTGAAAAAATTTGCCGATTCAGAAGGCGTCTTGATCAAAGGGGACTGCCCGATTTTGATCGGAAAGGAAAGCGCGGATGTTTGGGCTGATCGATCCCTTTTTAAAGTCGACTATCGGGCGGGTGCTCCTCCTGATTATTACAACCCCGACGGGCAGGATTGGGGATTTCCTCTCTATCGATGGGAGGCGCATGTTGCGCAAGGGTTTGCCTGGTGGAAAAACCGTCTGGCTGCTTTAGAGCCTTTTTGCCATCTCTATCGGTTGGATCATGTCGTTGGTTTCTACAGAATTTGGGCAAAATGGAGTGAGGGCAAAAGCGGTTTTATACCCGAGGATTCTTCTGTGTGGATTTCTGATGGTGAAAGTCGATTAAAGATATTGTTAGAGAGCAGTGATTTACTTCCCATTGGAGAGGATTTGGGCACTGTGCCAAAAGAAGTTAAAAAGTCTCTGAAACACTTGGGCATTTGCGGAACTAAAGTCTTGCGCTGGGAAACTGAAGCATCGGGTAAATACATCCCTTTTGAAGAGTATGAGCCTTTGAGCATGTCTACGTTGTCGACTCACGATTCGGAAACGTTGGCTTCCTGGTGGAAGACGCACAGGGAAGATGCGCGCAATTTCTCCCTTTTTATGGGATGGGAAGATGAGTCGGAGCTGACATTTGCGCGTCATTTGCACGTTCTCAAAGCATGCCATGCGACCCCAAGTCTGTTTCATATCAATCTGATTCAGGAATATCTTAGCCTATTTGATGAGTTGTCCCATTCTGACCCTGCGGATGAGCGGATCAATACCCCTGGAGTGGATTCGGCCGACAACTGGACTTATCGTTTGCGGCCGACAATCGAGGAGATCAGGTCGCATCAAGAGTTGCAAAAAGTCATGCAGGAAATTTCATCTATTCGTTCTTGA
- a CDS encoding cbb3-type cytochrome c oxidase subunit II, with protein sequence MSGKQGNFFYKIEWSAWLTIIGILILFSSAVIVTLIAPRHIDYTWVQPTSDYQVQMYEVADPNIYFSSHDSELQAVYHLQDGYSLTAFKESKTVRFVAPPHLQKYITFYGDDALKLSSRLILLRNPESALAGNPFDGAKRAEALQKELQASWEREHSDWRDQGLQRPFFHILELFEPEGSEAFAIAPIDRVQESWVDENFIILDEEKKQPWHSSKGVVYINNPHEYRVKYFESGGKEEWRFDPSGESIKNLEELQGNLLGFRSRKNLIQLGEDLYRIEGCWYCHTDQTRTLIQDVVLNGTESYPAPPSSANEYIYERITFLGTRRIGPDLSRVGIKRPSRDWHQSHFWSPKTESKGSIMPAFQHFFDDDPRGTLGRGVSFPNYKFEAIFQYLMTKGTRITPPTEAWWLGKDPVQTMEIIQGQYNKDESVK encoded by the coding sequence GTGAGCGGAAAACAAGGTAATTTTTTTTACAAAATTGAATGGTCTGCGTGGCTGACGATCATAGGAATTCTCATTTTGTTTTCTTCGGCTGTGATCGTGACATTGATCGCTCCAAGGCATATCGATTACACGTGGGTGCAGCCAACGAGTGATTATCAGGTGCAGATGTATGAAGTGGCCGATCCCAATATCTATTTCAGCAGTCATGATTCGGAGCTTCAGGCAGTGTATCATTTGCAAGATGGGTATTCTCTCACAGCTTTTAAAGAATCGAAAACAGTTAGATTTGTTGCCCCTCCCCATTTGCAGAAATACATCACTTTTTATGGAGATGATGCATTGAAGCTTAGCTCCCGCCTGATTCTTTTGCGCAATCCGGAATCTGCTTTGGCCGGCAACCCTTTTGATGGAGCAAAGAGGGCTGAAGCTTTGCAGAAAGAGCTGCAGGCTTCATGGGAACGGGAACATTCTGATTGGCGCGATCAGGGATTGCAAAGACCTTTTTTTCATATTCTTGAGCTTTTTGAACCTGAAGGAAGTGAAGCTTTCGCCATTGCTCCTATTGACAGAGTGCAAGAGAGTTGGGTTGATGAAAACTTTATCATTCTCGACGAAGAAAAAAAACAACCGTGGCATTCTTCAAAAGGAGTGGTCTATATCAACAATCCCCATGAATACCGTGTAAAATACTTTGAGTCTGGTGGAAAAGAAGAATGGAGATTTGATCCGAGTGGAGAATCGATCAAAAATCTTGAGGAACTTCAAGGAAATCTGCTTGGATTTCGTTCAAGAAAAAACTTGATTCAATTAGGGGAAGACCTTTATCGGATTGAAGGGTGCTGGTATTGCCATACAGATCAAACCCGCACGCTTATTCAGGATGTTGTTTTAAATGGAACAGAATCGTATCCGGCTCCACCTTCATCGGCTAATGAGTATATTTATGAGAGAATCACATTTTTGGGGACACGTCGTATTGGGCCGGATCTTTCGAGAGTTGGAATCAAACGCCCTTCTCGTGATTGGCATCAATCCCATTTTTGGTCTCCAAAGACAGAGAGCAAAGGATCGATCATGCCTGCTTTTCAGCACTTTTTCGATGACGATCCCAGAGGAACTTTGGGACGAGGAGTTTCTTTTCCCAATTATAAATTTGAAGCAATTTTTCAATATCTCATGACCAAGGGAACGCGTATCACTCCCCCTACGGAAGCGTGGTGGCTTGGCAAAGATCCCGTGCAGACGATGGAAATTATTCAAGGGCAATACAATAAAGATGAGAGTGTGAAATGA